From Helicobacter sp. 12S02232-10, the proteins below share one genomic window:
- a CDS encoding homoserine dehydrogenase, whose amino-acid sequence MVKNLNIGVIGVGTVGASVIKILEENKEVICARAGVDIKVKKGVVKNLNKSRSVSIPLSTDIEDIINDKEIDVVVELMGGINEAYEVAKKTLQNKKALVTANKAMLAYHRYELQQIAGNIPIGFEASVCGGIPIIKALKDGLSANHILSLRGILNGTSNYILTQMIQNNQDFCSALQLAQHLGYAEADPSLDINGGDAGHKLLILASLAYGIDAKPQDILIEGIESINGDDIEFANEFGYAIKLLGIAKKQNNEIELRVHPAMIDKNKMIAKVEGVMNGISVIGDRVGETLYYGAGAGGEATASAVISDLIEIARGKSSLMLGFERSPQINLKPKENIQSRYYFRLSVDDKSGVLAQITSILTQNDISISTFLQKEIKQKNIAKILFSTHTTTERAIKNTIAELKKLESIIKEPYIIRIEDE is encoded by the coding sequence ATGGTCAAAAATCTGAATATCGGTGTTATTGGAGTTGGAACCGTTGGAGCAAGTGTAATTAAAATCTTAGAAGAAAATAAAGAGGTAATTTGCGCTCGAGCTGGGGTTGATATCAAGGTCAAAAAAGGGGTTGTCAAAAATCTAAATAAATCTAGAAGTGTATCTATTCCCCTAAGCACCGATATAGAAGATATTATCAATGACAAAGAAATTGATGTCGTCGTTGAATTGATGGGTGGAATTAATGAAGCCTATGAGGTAGCTAAAAAAACACTCCAAAACAAAAAAGCGCTAGTTACAGCAAACAAAGCAATGCTTGCCTATCATCGTTATGAACTCCAACAAATTGCAGGCAATATCCCCATAGGATTTGAAGCAAGCGTGTGTGGTGGAATCCCAATTATCAAAGCTCTCAAGGATGGATTGAGTGCTAATCACATTCTTTCTTTAAGAGGCATTTTAAATGGAACAAGTAATTATATTCTCACACAGATGATTCAAAATAATCAAGATTTCTGCAGTGCGCTTCAACTTGCCCAACACTTAGGCTATGCCGAAGCCGATCCATCATTAGACATCAATGGAGGAGATGCGGGGCATAAGCTTTTAATCTTGGCTTCTTTGGCTTATGGAATTGATGCAAAACCTCAAGATATTCTGATTGAAGGCATAGAGTCTATCAATGGCGATGACATTGAATTTGCCAATGAATTTGGGTATGCCATCAAGCTTCTTGGTATTGCTAAAAAACAAAATAATGAAATTGAATTACGCGTCCATCCTGCAATGATTGATAAAAACAAAATGATAGCCAAAGTCGAAGGGGTAATGAATGGTATCAGCGTGATTGGGGATCGAGTCGGAGAAACGCTTTATTACGGGGCAGGAGCTGGAGGAGAAGCAACAGCAAGCGCCGTTATTAGCGATTTAATTGAAATTGCAAGAGGGAAGAGTTCTTTGATGTTAGGCTTTGAACGCTCACCTCAAATCAATCTCAAACCCAAAGAAAATATTCAAAGTCGTTACTATTTCAGACTTTCAGTTGATGATAAATCAGGTGTATTAGCTCAAATCACATCCATCCTCACTCAAAACGATATTTCCATTAGTACTTTTTTACAAAAAGAAATCAAACAAAAAAATATTGCAAAAATCCTCT